In one Epinephelus moara isolate mb chromosome 6, YSFRI_EMoa_1.0, whole genome shotgun sequence genomic region, the following are encoded:
- the tmem116 gene encoding transmembrane protein 116 translates to MSAPERLQEIFNNSTEKNTTGAKDWTEVYEAVRWIQLVMALLSVLGSGSIIVCLMLQRLSRTPELQPLFLLSVSDLLLALCWLIGAALFSQRCGSLNTHCYHLHTVEQALYMASFFYTLNYVFDLYTGIREKFYSCMNGFIQVSNRVSTAGKITALLSGLFPVLLMTPVFILGGINHCQTNFSQPYRCLLMHTGALFLTSEHQLPMGPCRRLHSFRIAIFLTTFLLTLLSITVLMVKARRIYRRVVTANGYLGNQQRASFRVMDRRMLLYPLVFVLCWGPAVGLAFLRVVKPSAGQGEAWVALYISQAFTSASQGFLNCLVFGWTRARLRQAGKMVLSRDADTQTPLLRSQRNRGYQTLRTG, encoded by the exons ATGTCGGCTCCCGAGAGGCTGCAGGAGATTTTTAACAACAGCACTGAGAAAAACACCACCGGAGCAAAAGACTGGACTGAG GTGTATGAAGCCGTCAGGTGGATCCAGCTCGTCATGGCTCTGCTCAG TGTTCTGGGTTCAGGCTCCATCATCGTCTGTCTGATGTTACAGAGACTCAGCCGCACGCCCGAG ctgcagcCTCTGTTCCTGCTCAGTGTGTCCGATCTGCTGCTCGCTCTGTGCTGGCTGATCGGAGCCGCTCTGTTCTCTCAACGCTGCGGCAGCCTGAACACACACTGCTACCACCTGCACACTGTGGAGCAG GCTCTCTACATGGCCTCCTTCTTCTACACACTCAACTATGTGTTTGACCTCTACACCGGGATCAGAGAGAAGTTCTACAGCTGCATGAATGGATTCATACAG GTTTCCAACAGAGTGAGCACCGCCGGTAAAATCACTGCGCTGCTTTCAGG CCTGTTTCCTGTGCTGCTGATGACGCCTGTCTTTATACTGGGAGGCATCAACCACTGTCAAACCAACTTCAGCCAGCCCTACAG GTGTCTGCTGATGCACACTGGAGCGCTGTTTCTTACCTCAGAGCACCAGCTGCCAATGGGACCCTGCAGAAGGCTGCACTCCTTCCGCATCGCCATCTTCCTCACCACCTTCCTCCTCACACTTCTCAGCATCACA GTGCTCATGGTTAAAGCCCGTCGCATTTACAGGCGGGTTGTGACGGCAAACGGTTACCTAGGCAACCAGCAGCGGGCCTCCTTCCGTGTGATGGATCGGCGGATGCTCCTGTACCCGCTGGTCTTTGTCCTCTGTTGGGGTCCAG CGGTGGGTCTGGCATTTCTTCGGGTGGTGAAGCCCTCAGCAGGTCAGGGCGAGGCCTGGGTCGCCCTATACATATCTCAG GCTTTCACCTCGGCCTCTCAGGGTTTCCTCAACTGTCTGGTCTTCGGATGGACTCGTGCACGTCTCCGGCAAGCTGGCAAGATGGTTTTATCTCGAGACGCTGACACTCAGACACCTCTGCTGAGATCTCAGAGGAACAGAGGCTACCAAACACTCCGCACTGGCTGA